The proteins below are encoded in one region of Amycolatopsis magusensis:
- the manD gene encoding D-mannonate dehydratase ManD codes for MTTIERAEVFVASPGRTFVTLKITTSDGAVGYGDATLNGRELAVASYLRDHLLPLLAGKDPARIEDMWQYLYKGAYWRRGPVTMTAIAAVDTALWDLKGKVAGLPVYQLLGGRSRDGVLVYSHASGRDTAELLDDVDRFLSLGYKAVRAQAAVPDVGGTYGVRKGKVYEPAATTLPDEQPWDTEAYLGFAPTYLEAVREKFGFGFHLLHDVHHRLTPLEAARFGKQVEPCRLFWMEDPTPAENQEAFRLIRQHTTTPIATGEVLTSIWDVQTLITEQLIDYVRTTVVHAGGLTHLRRIFDLAALYGVRTGSHGATDLSPVSMSAAVHLDVAVPNFGIQEYMGHPDEAAEVFHGGPTYAEGMLFPSEEPGLGVVYDEAAAERFPYQQRYLPVARRLDGSVHDW; via the coding sequence CGGGAGCTCGCCGTCGCGAGCTACCTGCGCGACCATCTCCTCCCGCTGCTGGCCGGCAAGGACCCCGCTCGCATCGAAGACATGTGGCAGTACCTCTACAAAGGCGCCTACTGGCGTCGTGGCCCGGTCACCATGACCGCGATCGCCGCCGTCGACACCGCCTTGTGGGATCTCAAGGGCAAGGTCGCGGGCCTGCCCGTCTACCAGCTCCTCGGCGGCCGCTCCCGGGACGGGGTGCTGGTCTACTCCCACGCCAGCGGCCGGGACACCGCCGAACTTCTCGATGACGTCGACCGCTTCCTGTCACTGGGCTACAAGGCGGTTCGCGCCCAGGCCGCGGTGCCTGACGTCGGTGGAACCTACGGCGTCCGCAAAGGGAAGGTCTACGAGCCGGCCGCCACCACACTCCCCGATGAGCAGCCCTGGGACACCGAGGCCTACCTCGGCTTCGCCCCCACCTACCTGGAGGCGGTGCGCGAGAAGTTCGGCTTCGGCTTCCACCTGCTCCACGACGTCCACCACCGGCTCACCCCGCTGGAGGCGGCGCGCTTCGGCAAGCAGGTCGAGCCCTGCCGGCTGTTCTGGATGGAAGACCCGACGCCTGCGGAGAACCAGGAGGCGTTCCGGCTCATCCGGCAACACACGACCACGCCCATCGCGACCGGGGAGGTGCTCACCTCCATCTGGGACGTGCAGACCCTGATCACCGAGCAGCTGATCGACTACGTCCGAACCACCGTCGTGCACGCCGGTGGCCTCACCCACCTGCGCCGGATCTTCGACCTGGCCGCGCTCTATGGCGTACGGACGGGCTCTCACGGTGCCACCGACCTCTCGCCGGTCAGCATGTCCGCGGCCGTGCACCTCGACGTCGCGGTCCCGAATTTCGGCATCCAGGAGTACATGGGCCACCCCGACGAGGCCGCCGAGGTCTTCCACGGCGGGCCCACCTACGCCGAGGGCATGCTCTTCCCGAGCGAGGAACCCGGCTTGGGCGTGGTCTACGACGAGGCCGCCGCCGAGCGATTCCCTTACCAGCAGCGGTATCTGCCGGTCGCCCGGCGGCTCGACGGCTCGGTGCACGACTGGTGA